The following are from one region of the Anopheles nili mitochondrion, complete genome genome:
- the ATP6 gene encoding ATP synthase F0 subunit 6 has product MMTNLFSVFDPSTTILNLSLNWLSTFLGLFLIPMSYWLMPNRFQIIWNNILLTLHKEFKTLLGPSGHNGSTLMFISLFSLIMFNNFLGLFPYIFTSTSHLTLTLALAFPLWLSFMLYGWINHTQHMFAHLVPQGTPPVLMPFMVCIETISNVIRPGTLAVRLTANMIAGHLLLTLLGNTGPMSSNYIILSLILTTQIALLVLESAVAIIQSYVFAVLSTLYSSEVN; this is encoded by the coding sequence ATGATAACTAACTTATTTTCTGTATTCGACCCATCAACAACTATTTTAAACTTATCATTAAATTGATTAAGTACTTTTTTAGGATTATTTTTAATTCCTATATCTTATTGATTAATACCTAATCGATTTCAAATTATTTGAAATAATATTTTATTAACTTTACACAAAGAATTTAAAACACTATTAGGACCTTCAGGTCATAATGGAAGAACTCTAATATTTATTTCATTATTTTCATTAATTATATTTAATAATTTCTTAGGATTATTTCCTTATATTTTTACAAGAACTAGTCATTTAACTCTAACATTAGCTTTAGCTTTCCCTTTATGATTAAGTTTTATATTATATGGATGAATTAACCATACACAACACATATTTGCTCATTTAGTTCCACAAGGAACTCCACCTGTTTTAATACCTTTTATAGTATGTATTGAAACAATTAGAAATGTTATTCGACCAGGAACTTTAGCTGTTCGATTAACAGCTAATATAATTGCAGGTCATTTACTATTAACATTATTAGGTAATACAGGACCTATGTCATCTAATTATATTATTTTATCATTAATTTTAACAACACAAATTGCTTTATTAGTATTAGAATCCGCAGTTGCAATTATTCAATCTTATGTATTTGCAGTATTAAGTACTCTTTATTCAAGAGAAGTAAATTAA
- the ND3 gene encoding NADH dehydrogenase subunit 3 has translation MLLMSTMTLIIFLITIIVMMLATLLSKKTLLDREKCSPFECGFDPMNSSRLPFSLRFFLIAIIFLIFDVEIALLLPMILIIKMSNLINWTITALFFIFILLIGLYHEWNQGALEWNN, from the coding sequence ATATTATTAATATCCACAATAACTTTAATTATTTTTTTAATTACAATCATTGTAATAATATTAGCTACATTATTATCAAAAAAAACTTTATTAGATCGAGAAAAATGTTCTCCATTTGAATGTGGATTTGATCCTATAAATTCTTCTCGACTACCTTTTTCTTTACGATTTTTTTTAATTGCAATTATTTTTTTAATTTTTGATGTAGAAATTGCCTTATTACTTCCTATAATTTTAATTATTAAAATATCTAATTTAATTAATTGAACAATTACTGCTTTATTTTTTATTTTTATTTTATTAATTGGATTATATCATGAATGAAATCAAGGAGCATTAGAATGAAATAATTAA
- the COX3 gene encoding cytochrome c oxidase subunit 3 (TAA stop codon is completed by the addition of 3' A residues to the mRNA), with translation MSTHANHPFHLVDYSPWPLTGAIGTMTTVSGLVQWFHQYTMTLFILGNIITILTMYQWWRDISREGTFQGLHTFQVTIGLRWGMILFIVSEVFFFISFFWAFFHSSLSPTVELGMTWPPVGIIAFNPFQIPLLNTAILLASGVTVTWAHHALMENNHSQATQSLFFTIILGVYFSILQAYEYIEAPFTIADAVYGSTFFMATGFHGLHVLIGTTFLLICFLRHINYHFSKNHHFGFEAAAWYWHFVDVVWLFLYISIYWWGS, from the coding sequence ATGTCAACACATGCAAATCACCCCTTTCATTTAGTAGATTATAGCCCTTGACCATTAACAGGAGCAATTGGAACTATAACTACTGTATCTGGATTAGTACAATGATTTCATCAATACACAATAACATTATTTATCTTAGGAAATATTATTACAATTTTAACTATATATCAATGATGACGAGACATTTCTCGAGAAGGAACATTTCAAGGACTACATACATTTCAAGTTACTATTGGATTACGATGAGGAATAATTTTATTTATTGTTTCTGAAGTATTTTTCTTTATTTCATTTTTTTGAGCTTTTTTTCATAGTAGATTATCTCCAACTGTAGAATTAGGAATAACATGACCTCCAGTAGGAATTATTGCTTTTAATCCTTTTCAAATCCCTTTATTAAATACTGCAATTCTTTTAGCTTCAGGAGTAACAGTTACATGAGCCCATCATGCACTTATAGAAAATAATCATTCACAAGCAACTCAAAGTTTATTTTTTACAATTATTTTAGGAGTTTATTTTTCTATTCTTCAAGCATATGAATATATTGAAGCACCATTTACTATTGCAGACGCAGTATATGGATCAACATTTTTTATAGCAACAGGATTTCATGGATTACATGTATTAATTGGAACAACTTTTTTATTAATTTGCTTTCTTCGACATATTAATTATCATTTTTCTAAAAACCATCACTTTGGATTTGAAGCTGCTGCTTGATATTGACATTTTGTTGATGTAGTTTGATTATTTTTATATATTTCTATTTATTGATGAGGTAGATA